A window of Aquisalimonas asiatica genomic DNA:
ATGCCGGAAGTACCGGTGGAGCGCCTGCTTCAAGTGTCGGCCATCCTCGAAGGCAGTGAGGTAGACGCACTCGTGTTTGACGCTGCGCCAGAGCCGTTCCACGAAGATGTTGTCATGGTAGCAGCCCTTGCCGTCCATACTGATCCGGATGCCATACTCTTTGAGAACGCTTG
This region includes:
- a CDS encoding integrase core domain-containing protein, with the translated sequence MDGKGCYHDNIFVERLWRSVKHECVYLTAFEDGRHLKQALHRYFRHYNQTRYHQTLDYQTPDEVYYGQSISLAA